The Plantibacter sp. Leaf314 genome includes a window with the following:
- the truB gene encoding tRNA pseudouridine(55) synthase TruB, giving the protein MVENNAAAPGSAAAQPGVLLIDKPQGHTSHDAVARVRRLAGTRKVGHAGTLDPMATGLLVLGIRSSTRLLTFIVGLDKEYTATIRLGEATSTDDAEGEVTERADRGAVAAVDDAAIIAAIRPLTGDIEQVPSTVSAIKVGGKRAYALARQGIEVELKSRAVTVSAFDVSDIRRTGTVVDVDVRVVCSSGTYIRALARDLGASLGVGGHLTALRRTRIGPFDVHAASTIDELDVERALLRPADVARQLFGALELTEQESVDLGHGKRLDRELPAGHSGPIAAIAPDGRLVGLVERRGGSLKSIVNFPAEEPA; this is encoded by the coding sequence GTGGTCGAGAACAACGCAGCAGCACCCGGATCCGCGGCTGCGCAGCCCGGTGTCCTCCTCATCGACAAACCGCAGGGGCACACCTCGCACGATGCGGTCGCGCGGGTCCGGCGCCTCGCGGGCACGCGCAAGGTGGGCCACGCCGGCACGCTCGACCCGATGGCCACCGGACTGCTCGTCCTCGGTATCCGATCGTCGACGCGACTGCTGACCTTCATCGTCGGTCTCGACAAGGAGTACACGGCGACCATCCGGCTCGGCGAGGCCACCTCCACCGACGACGCCGAGGGTGAGGTCACCGAGCGCGCCGACCGGGGCGCGGTGGCAGCCGTCGACGACGCGGCGATCATCGCGGCGATCCGTCCGCTGACGGGCGACATCGAGCAGGTTCCGAGCACGGTGAGCGCCATCAAGGTCGGTGGGAAGCGGGCGTACGCCCTGGCCCGTCAGGGGATCGAGGTCGAGCTGAAGTCGCGCGCGGTGACGGTGAGTGCCTTCGACGTGTCGGACATCCGCCGAACGGGCACGGTCGTCGACGTCGACGTCCGGGTGGTCTGCTCGTCCGGCACGTACATCCGCGCGCTCGCCCGCGACCTCGGTGCGTCGCTCGGCGTCGGCGGGCATCTGACCGCCCTGCGTCGGACGAGGATCGGACCGTTCGACGTCCATGCGGCCTCGACCATCGACGAGCTCGACGTCGAGCGCGCGCTCCTGCGCCCCGCCGACGTCGCCCGGCAGCTGTTCGGCGCGCTCGAGCTGACGGAGCAGGAGTCCGTCGACCTCGGCCACGGGAAGCGTCTCGACCGCGAGCTGCCGGCCGGGCACTCCGGCCCGATCGCGGCCATCGCGCCCGACGGCCGGTTGGTGGGGCTCGTCGAACGGCGCGGTGGCTCCCTGAAGTCGATCGTGAACTTCCCCGCCGAGGAGCCGGCATGA